From the Manihot esculenta cultivar AM560-2 chromosome 14, M.esculenta_v8, whole genome shotgun sequence genome, the window tgttttatgaaagttttatgcaagttgatggggtagaatgcatgtttaggcttgttgttaggtttatgggtttatgttgtgatttgaacaatgtatgttggaaatgtgttgtttgaagtgttgtagttggggtatattatagtttgagacccctaggtgtgatgtatgatgtgtatgcatgtgtagaaacaagtttatgcatgttttgaggcgttttggaggctgtggacacaagggagccaagtttctgcccttcggcagaaactcaggttcggccgccgaagtgactttcggccgccgaacccccttgtggaggcagtttcggctgccgaagcctgcccccgaaactcaagtttcgtctctgtctgggaggttcggccgccgaaagtgccgccgaacctgcatgactttcggctgcagagggactttcggccgccgaacctgccgccgaaagtgccctattcagccatttcttgcatgttttcatgtgatgttttcaggatgttttagggggtttttggggagtattttagagtcatgttcatgtatgtttggtccctcatttgagtccacctgtgtaggttcggacccgaggaaccgaaacccccagcagtgagccagctgcttcagagtctcttcagagctagccagaggtgagtggaataaactttaagttttaaagcaaattaatgaaatgttttagcatgattcacgcatcatgaatgccatgagatatattaggtcgtttgcattagaattcacgaatatgttgcattgcataccttgttgttgatgtggatgaatgttgaatgatccattagcccttgtatgtcatgatagcctatgtgagtccaggtgtgcctgctacggctctacgcccctggcactatgacagattatggaagtccgggtgtgcctgctacggctctacgcccccggcatgtataagtaagaaagataggggctaaatggtgacaagttcatccttgttgtgaaatgtttgtgttatggcgcatacatgaaagcatgatttaaattgatgttttattattctgctcactgggctctagtagctcatcccactccctttatccccagagttgcaggtacaggatagatcaggaagtcggctagagtgaagttcagtcatgtatgttgtaatagatagtagtggacatgaacatgatataatgagtatttatgaccatgtaatgtaatgaatgatttgatgatgtattgaggattatagtagtgcttgacctagaggtgtgtgaatccccattatgtacagagtgtttaatgagtaatgatgttaatgaccatgattatccaagctgatatgtatgatgatgataccccattggagtatttgatgaggactccagtgtggggtttatgtatgattttgtgcatgcacaggttttgcttggataagagaaaagaaaattttttacagatcatgtatatgttgttatgtatgggattccacaggtttacaggaggtatgtaggcttgctacgggtcccggcggccttaagccgatctggatcctagcgccggtaacgggtcggatttccgggtcgttacaaaattattaattaaaatatataaggatTGATATTcgaatagttaaaattaatttttgataaatttaaatattaatattaatattataaatcaaATTCACATTAGCTAATTTTGGTTGAGTTTACACCCCCACATCATCCattccataaacataaaaattcatAGTTGCTTTTACATATgcttaaaaatacttaaaattttacaaCATCTTTTATATTACATCCTTTTTTTATGTTgtagaattattaaaatatttttaaaattaaataaattttattgttttaataaatACTCAAcagaaatattttataattaataaaaaaaaatatatgagatGGATAAGGATTGAATTGGAGGTTGATGTTTTACCTATATTTGACTTTGTTGTTGCTCAAGAGCAGGCTGGCTCttgaataatattaaaaactttTGTAGTACTTATTAGTTACTTACACCATCCTTTGCCCTGGGTTTCACAACTGCACAAAAATTTTGGCAaactttttcaattaaaaaatataaatttgttttatataaaaaataatggttCTTACATTAgctcattttttaataaaaatattattaagtaaATAATGTCACATTACCTGATTTTCACaacaatattattaaataaataatcatcACGTCAGCTATTTTTTacgtttatattattaaaattatatttcaatcaataaattatttatttatttatttaatagtaTTTTGTTATTACAGTAgaaatatattttgaaataaaaaagacttaatttatttagttattaagCTAATAAAACACTATTTTCATtagaattttgaaatttataaatattaaatactgaattatatatactattttcattatttaaaatttatttatccaAATCAATAACACTAATTagtagttttaattttaataaaaatttatctaaaatatttttttatattattaatattaaatattttaaaaactataaatgatatacatgaaaaattaaaaattaatattacctctaaattttaaaattaaaaaattgtatataatgACGGTCGTTatggaaatattttaaaatttcaaaattaatgatttaataaactattttattaaatataaaatataaataatacttcatatattttatattttatatttttaattgttttaaaatattttttactttccttTCTCCTTTCTGAACTATGATAAACGAACTATTATATctgtaattaattttattttattttaatataatattttatgaattctttatatttttaaaatgagtatttaaattatttaataaaatttaatattttattttataataaaaatattgtatgattaaaaaattaatgatttaatAGACTATATTCTATAGAATTTAGGaatttataaacactaaatggTGAATTCTATATATTTCAGAGTTTCAAAATTAATGATTTAATAgactatattattatattatgcaGGAAacctaaataatattaattataagaaTTGGAATTTAAACAGGATTTATAAGTAAAATACAAAATtgtttataaaaatagaaatataaTTAGTATTATTGGACACCATGTAGAAAAACAGAGTATCATTTAAGtaattaataaaacaaaaaaacctACTATGAATGGGTTTCTTGATCCTAAAGAGTGATTTTGAATATTCTATGAATTCATTACGAGCTAGTTTTTGAAATTAGCGTTGGGTGGACCATatacaaaaaataaagttaataatattatcatagagattattataaaaaaataattaaactattaaatatttaatgttaGTGAAATGAAACATTTTatgttataaaataatgaaacttAGTTAAAAAGATGTTATCTCTGAGTGatttaattctaaaaatcaCACTGAACTAAATCAACAAGttcaaaaaaatttgcaaaAAGTTTATCATTTATGAAAATGAAATTGAAACAACATtagataaacaaaaataaaatctaataattttgtaatatttgAAACTCTTATTACTATATTTATtacaaacttttattttttaagttttcaaTTTATGTGTTATCAAACTAGATTTTTCAtgttatatatacatacataataaaaattcaatttgctgaaattaaatataatttataaaatatttctagacattattaatcataaaataaaaaatgctataattaataaaattttataataaaaatttggataaactgtaatttagtccctctgatttagtgaaatgcaacctttcgtccctctgttttaaaaaatattcaatttagtcactgtgatttttaaaaactatgccattggtccctcccgttagattttcagttaaatcaccgttaattttaattaaaagactaaaatacccataacAGTTTCTTCACTCCTGACCTCACCTGCTTCCTCCCAAATGGTCACTTCGGCATTCAGGTCCACCACCAAGCGAACCCCATTGCTAAATCCTCTTTTTCCAATCGATTGTTTTCTGCTTGTGTTTTTAATTCTCCACGTGTATATCCAATGTACTTTGGGATATTGCAGAAGAGCTATGTCGTGGAGGAGAGCGACGAGGAAATTGAGGATAAGGAAGGTCCACAAGCAGAGcctgaagaggaagaagaggagaTGGTGATAGTTTTCTTAGCTTGGGATTGGTGTGTGCTTGCTTGTTTTGATTGTTTAGTTTTGGGTGTACATGATATTTTACAGCTACTGTTTACGTCAAAATGAAGAAACCCAATGCTGCCATTCGAGATGCCAATGCTGCTCTTGAGATTGTTGCTTTCATTAGCTTATTTGCACAGCTGCTTGCATGAAATCAAAcacagaagaaggaggaggaggaggataagaagaagaagaagaagaaggagatcggaaaagagaagaagaaaaagaagaaagaagaagaagaaggaggaggagatcgggaaggagaagaataagaagaagaggaagaagagagaatgggtattttagtctttttaactaaaactaatggtgatttaactgaaaatctaacgggagggactaatgacatagtttttaaaaatcaccgTAACTaaaaattgaaggttttttaaaacagagggacgaaatgttacatttcactaaactagagggactaaattgcagtttaccctaaaaatttaaaatataactactaaattatattattaaaataacttaataaaaaaatacgcaatacataaaaaaatatagtttttttttttttaatcacgtACATTGAAAGCCCAGTAACTTGCAGTACCGAGTGTAGTATAAGTCATCTTAGTTTTAAGCAGGGATGAATTAGCAgtattgaatttaaatagaaaaaattcattgtattaaattaatttaaaatttttatttaattatttatttatttattttgatttaatttttaattttttaattattttaatttaattttaattaaaaaaataaaaaaattaaaccgaattaaataataataataatatattatttttgataatatagaaaaattaaattataagtaagattgaaatattttaattaaattttaaaacattaaaaataaaatttaaaaaataaagagtctattaaaatattaagtcgATTAAACTAAatggaatcaaattaatttgatttaaattaaattccgtttaaaattcatttgatttttataaatattaaaattttaatttttgatttatttgatttgattttaaatcaaatcaattgaaTATTTACACCTAAATCTAAATTTATAGCCTAAAAAATATCCATCCCCAGTCGAAGGATAGGGCGCACCATTTCACTTAGTCCTCAACCAAATACAACCAATAATTATCACTTTGCTGAAAAGAAAGAACAATGCATTGAGAGAGCCCATTAATATAGAGTCTCCAATCAAAGAATTGCTGTACACCACTCTACTTTCATCATCAATCACGCATCCAAAAAATTATCACTTTACCGCAAAGAAAAAATAATGTATTAAGAGTGTTCATTGATACAAAGaaagataataatataaattaaataaaatacaatAGTAAGATTCATCCCTTTTCGATTGAGGCGCACTATTTCACTTTTATCGTCAATCAAGTATCACCAATAATTATCATTTTGCCAAAAAAAGAATAATGCATCGAGAAAGTCTATCAATATAGAGTCTTCGATCGTAGAATTGCGATACACCATTCTATTTTCTTTATCAATCAAGCATCTCTAACAATTATAGCtttaacgaaaaaaaaaaacagaaagaaTACATCAAGAGTGCTAATCGatagaaatataaattatacttatcaaagaaaatataatagTAAGACTACAAATAGCAAAAATTATTagcaaaaattattaatatttttgtgtctataataattatgaatatgTCTGAAGAAACTTTACTAAAATTGGACACTGAAATATTATCCATCCATGTCCTTTAAAAACCATCGGAagcagtaaaattaaaaaaaaaaaaaaatggattttAAACCATAGAAATTACTCTCACACAAAACACTCGCAAACAAACGAAAACGgaaatcaaaacaaaaaaataaatcaacaaaTTGGCAGCGGCGCCATCCGTAACCGACGATGGCTGTCTCTTCCAGCATCGAGAGGAAATATCGCACTTCGAGAGCCCTAATTTATGTTGCTAATCGAAGCAATACGTACATTCATTGGAAATGCAATTCGTTACTGTAATGCGAAGCTCATTCGCTCTCAGAGCCCTTCCCtaccttatatattttaaattatttttgagccaaataaaaataatatataatttaaaataaggaAAATGAAGAGCCAGAAAATGTGGACTGAAATTTGAAAGCATTAAATGCGACCATTTACTTGGGTGCCTTCCTTTCTTGAATTCTCCTCCCCAACTTCATCCACATCCCataaatatatgtattttttttttaattaatgaaatgaaATCAATACCCACAagcaattttaaatttcatcttAACTActgattatattaattaattacattacatgtctgtAATTATACTTCTATAACGTACCATCTCCCTCCCTCCCTCACCTCCCTCTCTTGTATCTATATATATAGACGCACGCACGCATCTCCATTTAGTCCTCACAAACTTCATCTTTCTCTATCTCTGATCTCTCTCTAAACTCTCTCCTCTGCTGTATATGGCAGCTGATGTGAGCTCTCTACTTAGGATTCTGTCTGGTTACAAGGATGATCGGACGGTTGCTAATGAAATTGTTGCTGGAAAATCAACGGCTCTGATTACCAGGGATTTGCTTGGTGGTGGTGTCGAGGCTTCTGCAAAGGATGAGCCTCAAGAGTTGGACCTTGACTTGCGAGTGCCTACTGGCTGGGAAAAGCGCCTCGACTTGAAggtattttccttttctttcgtAATAGATGTTTGTCTCCTCAGAAAATATGAAGAAATTAAggctttttttctccttttttttgttttcaatgATTGTGATATTATGTTTGAATTttcaaatcctttttttttcaaCTGAAATTTGAAGTCTATGAAAttacttttcctttttctgTAGAGATTTATTTATTGCTTTagcatatttaattttattaaaaattcgaTTCTTTGCTTTGCTCAATCATCTGTTTGGTTGATGAGAAACTGGAAGAAAGTAAATGAAACAGTCATATCAATTGATTCTCATCCTATTGGGATTGGCGACACCTTTTGTTTTTCAGGGAAGACAAAAAGCCACACCCAAATGGGAAGAGcttaaaatgcaaaaaaaaaaaaaaaaaaaaaaaaattcaaatttgtcTTCGGTTCATAATTTATTGACTTGATTTTTCCAGCAGCCAAacagtttataatttatttagagTAGTTGGTTATTgaagtgaaaaaggaaattgTTTAAAAGCTATACAATTACAGTATTAATGGTAATAGATGTCAGTGGGATTGGTATTTTGGTATTCCCCCCTTTCATTTAATAGTGTTCTTCAATGCTCTGAAGTTAGAAATGCCTCCAACTTATTCATTACGTTGACTATTAATAATTACTTCTAAATTCCTTAATCCCTTCTGTTTCTGATAATTTGAAGAATACTAATTTCCCTTTTTTAATTACTGCAGTCAGGAAAGGTTTATTTACAGAGATGCAATTCATCAAATTCAGTCTCACCTTCACCTTCaccttcatcatcatcagatCTCAGGCAACAAACCAATCAAACAGTGGCAAAGCTTCAAGATTTGAACTTCCCACCATCACCTTCCAAGATGAAACTAAATCTTTTTGATGAAAGCGACTTAGAACTAAAGTTAGTCTCATCATTATCAATAGCAAAAACTACTTCATCATCACCGACAACCAAATATCAAAGCGTGTGCACTCTAGATAAAGTGAAGTATGCACTTGAAAGAGCAGAGAAAGGACCAATGAAGAAGAGATCAACACTGTGGAAATCACCACTATCACCATCgtattcatcatcatcatcttccatTCGAGAAGAGGAAAATGAAGAGAACCCAGTATCTGAACCGGTAGCAGCAGGCTGCCCGGGCTGCTTGTCTTATGTGTTGATATTGAAAAACAATCCAAAATGTCCCAGGTGCAATTCGGTTGTTCCAGTTCCAACGGTAAAGAAGCCTAGGCTTGATCTCAACATTTCAATTTGAGATTTGATGTTTCGTGATTTTGTAAATGATAGGTGGAATTTAGTGGCTCAGAGAATAGCACCGTAGGCAAAGAATTAGAAATtactgttattttttttttaatgtcttTCATTCGCCTGGCAGATAGTAAATTTATGCATTTTAGACATCAATTCTCTTCCGCTTTTACATATTTGATCTACTGTTTTAATAAACAGAGGGTTTTGACTGGTATTAAGAGTTTTAATTAAGTGTTAGTGTGCCCTTCCTATAAGGTTTCTGCCATCATAAGTAACATGGAGGAATTAAATAATTCAGGTCAAGATATGTGAGTATGGGCAAGTGTTGGAgcattaataatattaactcaCAAGGAGGTGAGCAATCACTTGCATTTCTCTTTTGATAAGGTGTATAAAGTAAGCCCGGCAAATAAATAAATGGTTTAAgtgtatatttatattttaatatttttaattttaattataacctaattaataataaaagtttttaaaaaactcgatttattaaatttataattttaaaattatatttaaaagtaatttacttttaaaatttagacatttaaaaataataatttttttaaaattaaagtgtttaaaaataatatttttgttaatttaaatgtttattattttataattgaaattgagatatcttataaataaaaatattaaaatataaaagtgcatgtatatattaaatattatttttaaaaataagcaGAAGGAATGGGGcgaaaaagtaaaaaagagaAGCGTTTGGGTGTGGAGTGAAGGCCACCAAGGGAAAGGTATTAATAAGAGATGGTGACTTACATCCATGAACTTTAACTGCTGGAAATTTTTAGCCATCTTTACATAGGCAGGCAGGCATGTATTCTCTCCACTGACTATTTGGTAGCTCATAAAAGTGGAGTGatgtcaaaaaagaaaaagtttccaAGATAAATGTTGTTAAACTCCATTGAGCTTCACTAGTTTATGTAATGATGAGCTTTATTGTTGGTGCATGGGGGTAATTAAAGGACCAATTCATTAATAATACCTAACTCACATTAAAtgagaatttaattatttcatccTCTTAAATTTGCCCACCTACCTTCTTATATACCTTTAATGCTTATTTCCTTAACCATTTCATATATACCCATTTCTCCGAATCAACTTCTTCTATAAAAATCTATTACAGGCAAATTTTGATTCACTAaatgcattttttttaaaattgatatatttcACATAAAAATGTGTTAGAcatctaaatttataaaaattatgaaaattaaatacatATTAATCAAATCTGTATTATAAatcttattaattatattataattttttataaaatgacaaAATTATCATCTCTTTTATgtattctcattttctttctcacaaattagcaaaatttaaagttaattttattattttttgaaaaaaaatagagCACAATATGTAAGATTTAGAGTATGGCTAATATCAAATAAGACAATTTTtagcctttttttttattataattattggtgacattaaatttataattttataaattaatgtataaaTTAGAGGGACATAGTTGGGAAGTATATACATTATCCATTCATTACTCGACATTCCTCTGTAACTTCTTTCGCAGGAAACAAAATTTGAGCCtttacattaattattattctaCTTCAGTTACTGGATGATTTGCATACTTAggtctaattaattaatcactgtgatactaattaattttaattcaatgatATTTATaatcttaataatttttaagttttgagTTTGAAATCTAAcagatataaataataaatattaattattattgttataattaaaatttaatttattgtgcAAACAGATATTACTaaatactctttttttttataaaaataaatttataatcatttTTACATGAATTAATAAacgtaaataatataattaaaaatcgtCTTTCCTACTCTATTACAGCGTCCCACAAATATAcgtttattttcaatttttatatcatTGTCAAATTATATATTGCTTTCCTTTTTTTAAGGTGATAACTTATTTATTAGCTTTTAatatacttatttttaatatgtatttaaaaataaaattcattaaatttaataataatttaatagtaaaataatacgactatataatatatgaataaagttgatgtaattattattttaaatacattaattgTATTTCTTAATCGATATGAAAAATAACTACATATCTCTCTGTGAGATTCAGGAGTACCTTTCATTTAAATTACTtcattactaaattattattgaaactaaatataaattagttttataatgcatataaataaatgtaagaaaataaataaattactattttgaaagtaatttaaaaaaataataataaaattgagtgaaattttagaaagaaattaaactaaatatgaGTGGAAGTATGAAATGACGTAGTTAAAATTAAGTCAAAACTCAAAAATAAACTAAACTAAATATGAGTAACTGTATTaaataacataattaatttatacagtatataaatatgtttaaattataaaaattaaaaaaaaaaaaagcatggaAGAGATCTCGTGGTGCTTAGATGAAAGACTCATGGTAAGCTACCAGTGGCGATTTGCATACCTCTTTTCGGCGCTTTTTTATTGGTGTCTTTGCATACCTCTTTTATTGGTGGCCTTGATGACAGAGTTTTGATGCGATCATGGTGTCGCTTCTTTGTCATCGGCTTTTAGATTTCGATTTGCATGCGTGTTTTCTTCAACCGCGACTCTCTCTTCTCTTCCGAATGGCTTGTTTTCTCTTAGGTGTTGGTTTAATTGGCTTTTACATGTTTCAGGTATTTGGTATGGCTCTGCTAATTTTAAGGAAGCTATCTTTATTTTTCAGATTATTGAAGGGAGGGCCGGAGAAGAAGTTCTGGATGTGCGGCGTTTATCTCTGTTCATGACGGGTTTGGTATGCgggttataatatttaaaacggATCTAGTGTTTCTACGGTAAGCTTATGTGGTTTTTTCCTTTATAGTCAATGGACTTAGTTTATGATTCATtgaaatatttgaatatttCTTGTACGTTGCGTTTGgacttttataataaaatttatttttgaaaaaaaaaaaaaaaaaagagagttgaAAGTCTGAATTAGAATCAGCactcataaattaaaaaacaaaagaaaaagaaagttttgaatgaaTTGAAAACAGCATTTacctaaaaaaataagaaacttGGAAATAAAAGAAATAGT encodes:
- the LOC110630995 gene encoding uncharacterized protein LOC110630995 is translated as MAADVSSLLRILSGYKDDRTVANEIVAGKSTALITRDLLGGGVEASAKDEPQELDLDLRVPTGWEKRLDLKSGKVYLQRCNSSNSVSPSPSPSSSSDLRQQTNQTVAKLQDLNFPPSPSKMKLNLFDESDLELKLVSSLSIAKTTSSSPTTKYQSVCTLDKVKYALERAEKGPMKKRSTLWKSPLSPSYSSSSSSIREEENEENPVSEPVAAGCPGCLSYVLILKNNPKCPRCNSVVPVPTVKKPRLDLNISI